Part of the Paenibacillus sp. FSL R7-0273 genome is shown below.
TGGCTGTCGGAGTGCTCTCAGAGCTTTCGCTGCTCGCACCGCCCGGCAATGTCATCGTCCGTGAGCTCTCACCGGATGCCCACCGCGATGTACATATTGCCGTCCATTCACTGGAGGAAGCCTCGATTGCCGTCAGGCTGCTGATTGATACTGCTTTGGAGCTGTTCGCGGAAGACGGCGGGCTGAACCCGTCACTAAACCATTCAAAGGAGTGACTGTCTTGAAATTCAACCGTTTAGGCAACAGCGGGCTGCAGGTATCCGCCCTGGGCCTTGGAACCAACGCGTTCGGCAAGCGTGCCGATGAAAAAACCTCGATTGGGATTATCCATACCGCCCTGGATCAGGGCATCAGCTTTATCGACACTGCCAATATTTATGCCGGTACCGAATCAGAACGGATTATCGGGCTGGCGCTGGAAGGCAGACGCCAGGACGCGGTGCTGGCTACCAAGGCAGGCTTGCCGCGGGCAGACGGCAGCAGCGGCTCCTCGCGCCGGCACCTGATGCTGGAGCTGGAAGGCAGCCTGCGCCGGCTTAAGACGGATTATGTGGATTTGTATCAGATCCACACCTTTGACCCCTACACCCCGCTTGAGGAAACACTGCGTACCCTTGATGATATGGTCTCCTCAGGCAAGGTCCGCTACATCGGCGCCTCCAATTATGCCGCCTGGGAGCTGATGAAGGCACTGGGCATCAGTGAAGCGCGGAACTATATGAGATACACTTCGATCCAGTGCAGCTACTCACTCGCTGACCGCACGCCCGAGAACGAGCTGCTTCCGCTCTGTCAGGACCAGGGACTGGGCATCATCCCTTATTTCCCGCTTGCCGGCGGGATTCTGACCGGCAAATACAGCGGCGGGGCTCCGGCCGGTTCGCGCGCAGAGACCGATCCGAACTTCAGCCGTTTTCTCAGCCCCGGACGGATTGAGCTGGGCAATGAGGTTAGCCGGATAGCTGACGAGCTCGGCACCACACCTACCGCCCTGTCACTGGCCTGGCTCATGCACCAGCCAGCCGTATCCACCGTCATTGTCGGTGCTACCCGGGCCGGTCAGGTCCAGCAGAACCTGTCCAGCACCGTCCTGGAGCTGGACAAGGAGACCCTGGAGCGGCTGGAGCAGGTGAGCCGTCCGTTCCGCAGCGGCGAGCCGTTTGCATTCTACCGTCTGCCGTAAGAGCAGACACCAAAAAGCCTATAGCTCCGCTCCGCCGGATTCCGGCCGGGGCTGCTATAGGCTTTTTACATAACTATGAATTATACAACGGCCATAAACCGCTCCATATCCTCCTGAACCGTTGTAATGCCGCCGATACCGAAGTTATCGACCAGCACTTTAACCACGTTAGGCGACAGGAAGGCCGGCAGTGTAGGTCCGAGATGGATGTTTTTTACGCCCAGATGCAGCAGGGCCAGCAGCACGATCACAGCCTTTTGCTCATACCAGGCAATGTTATAGGCAATCGGCAGGTCGTTGACATCGTCCAGGCCGAACACTTCCTTCAGCTTGAGGGCGATAACAACAAGGGAATAGGAGTCATTGCATTGGCCGGCGTCCAGCACACGCGGAATTCCGCCGATTGCGCCGAGATCCAGCTTGTTATATTTATACTTCGCACAGCCTGCGGTGAGGATAACAGTATCACCCGGCAGCTCGGAAGCAAAGTCGGTGTAGTAATTGCGGCTCTTCATCCGGCCGTCACAGCCCGCCATTACGAAGAACTGCTTGATTGCCCCGGTCTGCACCGCCTCAACCACCTGATCCGCCACATTCATAACCGCCGCATGTGCGAAGCCGCCGACAATTTCGCCGGTTTCGATTTCTGTCGGAGCAGCGCATTCCTTGGCCTGGGCGATAATCGCCGAGAAGTCCTTCTTGCCGTCCTCACCAGCCGGAATATGCTGCACTCCCGGGAAGCCGGTATTGCCTGTTGTATACAGACGGTCTTTATAACTGTCCTTAGGCGGCACGATGCAGTTCGTAGTCATCAGAATCGGACCGTTGAAGCTGGCGAACTCCTCGTTCTGCTTCCACCAGGCATTACCGTAGTTGCCGACAAAATGGCTGTACTTCTTAAAAGCAGGATAATAGTGCGCCGGCAGCATCTCGCTGTGCGTATACACATCGACCCCGGTACCTTCCGTCTGCTTCAGCAGCTCCTCCATATCCTTGAGGTCATGACCGCTGATCAGAATGCCCGGATTACGGCCTACGCCTATGTTAACCTTGGTAATTTCCGGGTTGCCGTAGGTGGTTGTATTAGCCTGATCAAGCAGAGCCATTACATCGACGCCGAATTTGCCGCATTCCAGAACCAGAGCGGTAAGCTCACCGGCACTCAGGCTGTCATCCAGCGTTGCAGCAAGGCCTTTTTCCATAAAAGCATGTGCGCCTGTATCACCGAAGCCCAGCACCGCCGCATGCTCCATATAAGCCGCCATCCCCTTCAGCCCGTAGGTCAGCAGCTCGCGCAGGGAACGCACATCCTCATGCTCTGTCGCCAGAACGCCTACGGTCTCTGACTTGGCAATCAGCTCTTCATCTGTCTCAGCCGTCCAGGTCGCCGCATCATGATCAGCAAGCTCTGCTGCCGCTCCGGCCAGCTTCAGCCGGCTGCTCCACTGTTCACGGAGCTGAAGCCCTCTGCGGACACTGGACGTGAAGGCTTCAGGTACAAAATTGGCGTTAGTTATTGTTGCAAACAGACTCTCTATAATAAATTTATCGGTAACGGAATCAGTCATGCCAAGCTCCCGGCCTTTGCGTGCAAAAATGGAGATTCCCTTGAGCGTGTAAATCAACAGGTCCTGAAGATTGGCTACCTCACTGGTCTTTCCGCATACTCCCTGAATGGTACAACCTGTTCCCTTCGCCGCTTCCTGACATTGAAAACAAAACATGCTGCTCACTTGGCGCTCACTCCCTCAATATTAGTATTGTCTCGCTGGCAGGGCACCGTTCGTCCCGCCTTTACAGTTACTGAATATTGTAGTAGACTTTCGCCATACAATCGGTAACGGATGTTACCGATTAAATTTAAATTTGGAGGAAGCCAATGATACCTGATCCTGCCGTCCTGCAGTCCTGTCTGCTGTTCCGGGGCAAGTCCGCGGAAGAATTGGAGCTCCTCCTGCACAAAATGATCTATACGGTAGCTTCCTACCAGAAAAATATGCTGATCTTCGCTGAAGGGGATACTGCAGACCGGATCGGCATCATCCTCTCGGGGAGGGTAGAGGTACAGAAAACCCATCCGACCGGCAGCGGTGTGACCATCGCTCATCTGAGTGCGGGACAGACCATTGGTGAAGCCGTGCTGTTCCGCAAGGAGAATCTCGTTCCGGCCACCGTCACGGCCACTGGCCCCTGCGCGATCATGTTCATCAGCAAGCAGGAGCTGCTGGGGCTGTTCTCTGCCGATACGGACATCCTGACCCGTTTTATTGAGAATCTGTCCGAGCGGCTGGTGCTCGTCAACCGCAAAATCGAGATGCTGTCCGCAGGCCCCCTGCGGCGGCGGATGATTTATTTCCTGCTGGAGCAGGCAGTGCAGCAGGCCTCAGACCATATCCGCCTGCCGTTCAGCCGCAAGGAATGGGCGGAGCATCTGAACACCGCACGTCCGTCACTCTCGCGTGAAATGGGCTATCTGCGCGACACGGGCTGGATCGAATTCAAGGGCAGCCGCATAACGCTGCTTAACCGGAAGGCGATGCATGACTTTATCCGTACCGACAGCCAGAACGCCGGCCCGGACAAATAACCATCCGGATACATATTATGGAGGGATACACAATGTCTGAAGCAACTGCATCAAGCATCGGCCGGATACTGGCTGAGCATAAGGAGTTTTTTGATAAAGGAACAACGAAAGACCCTGCCTTCCGGGTCACCCAGCTGCAGAAGCTGAAGGACGCTATCCGCAGGTATGAGCCACAAATTATAGAAGCGCTCCGCAAGGATCTCCACAAGAGCGAATTCGAGGCCTATGCTACGGAGATCGGCTTCACGCTGGAGAGCATCAGCTATATGATGAAGCATCTGCGCCGCTGGGCCAAGCCCGCCAGGGTCAAATCACCGCTGCATATGTTTCCCTCCAAAAGCCTGATCCTCAGCGAGCCTTACGGCACCGTGCTTATTATCGGCCCGTTCAATTATCCGTTCCAGCTGCTGATCGAGCCGCTGATTGGGGCACTCGCCGCCGGCAACTGTGCCGTCCTGAAGCCGTCAGAGAGCACACCGGCCGTCGCGGCAGTTATTGAAGACATGATCAGGGAAACCTTTGAGCCCGGTTATGTCCGGGTTATCCAGGGCGAGAAGGAAACGACCAATCTGCTGATTCACGCCAAATTCGACTATATTTTCTTCACAGGAAGCGTTCCGGTCGGCAAAATCGTTATGGAGGCTGCCGCCAAGCAGCTTGTACCCGTAACCCTGGAGCTGGGCGGCAAAAGTCCGGTCATTGTTGACCAAAGCGCCAATCTGGAAACAGCGGCAAAGCGGATTGTCTGGGGCAAGCTGATCAACGCCGGCCAGACCTGCATCGCGCCCGATTACCTGCTGGTTCACCGTTCGGTTGCGGCAAAGCTGATCAGTCTGATGAAGCAGCAGATTACTGCCTTTTACGGAGAGGATGCCTTGAAGAATCCGGACTACGGGCGGATCGTCAATGAACGGCAGCACCAGCGGATAGCCGGGATGATTGAGAAGGACCGCTCTAAGGTGATTATGGGCGGAGCAGCGGATGCCGGAGAATTATATATTGAACCGACTCTGATCTATCCGGCTGTCTGGAGCGATGCTTCCATGGAGGATGAAATTTTCGGGCCGGTGCTGCCGATTCTGGAATATGAATCGCTGGAGGAGGCAATCAGCGATATTAAGGAGCGGCCGAAGCCGCTTGCGCTGTATTTATTCACCGAAGACAAGCAGGCGGAGCAGAAGGTGCTGGACAATGTCTCCTTCGGAGGAGGCTGTGTGAACGATACGATCAGCCATGTCGCCAGCTCCCGTCTTCCGTTCGGCGGTGTGGGGAATTCCGGTATCGGCGGTTACCACGGCAAGCATAGCTTTGACCTGTTCTCACACCGCAAGAGTGTTGTGAAACGAAGCGCGAAGATTGATCCGGGCATCGTCTATCCGCCTTACGGCAACAAGGTCAGTCTGGTGCGCAGGCTTTTGAAGTAGCTGGATTATAACGCAATTGAACGGAAAGCGGGGAATGCAGGAATGGAACGCAAGCAGGTATTTACAGGCTCACCCTGGGAATCATCCGTGGGCTACTGCCGGGCTTTAAGAATCGGGGACCGGATAGAGGTAGCCGGTACAACCGCTATGCGGAATGGAGAAGTTGCCTTTGCCGGCAATCCCTATGAGCAGACCAAATTCATTCTGCAGACCATTGAGCAGGCGCTGGCTGATCTCGGGGCCGGCATGAACCATGTGGTCCGGACCAGAATGTATGTTACGGACATCTCGAAGTGGGAGGAATACGGCAGGGCACACGGCGAATTCTTCCGTGACATCCAGCCGGTTGCCACCATGGTTGAGGTCAAGGCGCTGATTGATCCCCAGCTGCTGATTGAGATCGAGGCCGAGGCGGTTGCACCTCAATCCCTCTAGAGCTGCTGCATAGCTATAGCATAGCTTCTAAAGTCACGCATGTATAAAAGGCTGCCGTCTCTTCCCGGAGACGGCAGCCTTTTCATTTAACCCGTGCCTAACCTACCCGCCGCTCCTTCACCCACTCAGCCACATCCTTCTGCGGGATCGGCTTGCTGATGAAGTAGCCCTGAATCTTGTCACAGCGGGTCCGCTCCAGGAAAGCGAGCTGCTCCGGTGTCTCGACTCCTTCAGCCGTGACGCCCAGCCCCATGTCATGCCCGATGGTGACAATTGAGCGGGCCAGCGACATATTGTTAGGTGTATCGATGCTGTCGATGAACGATTTGTCGATTTTGAGTGTTGTAATCGGCAGCTGCTTCAGGTAGCTGAGGGAGGAATAGCCTGTCCCGAAATCATCCAGCGCGATGCCGATTCCTCTTGTCTTCAGCGCCTCCAGCTTGGAGCTGATCTCCTCAAACGACTCCATGAAGATCGACTCTGTAATCTCCAGCTCCAGGCACTCCGGCGGCAGGCCCGTCTCCTGCAGAATGCCCAGCACCATATCCGTGAAATCCTCCAGCATCAGCTGGATAACGGAAATATTCACAGAGACATGGTAGCCTCCATGGCTTTTGCCGTTCAGTTCTTTTATGAAGCGGCAGGCTGTCCGGAGCACCCATTCCCCGATCGGGACAATCAGCCGGCAGTCCTCGGCAATTTTGATGAAGGACAGCGGTGAAACAAAGCCGAGCACCGGGCTGTTCCAGCGGATCAGCGCCTCAAACCCCCAGATTTCACCGGAAGCCGTATCCACCAGCGGCTGATAATGCAGCGACAGCTCCTGATTGGTGATCGCGCCGCGCAGATGCGTCTCTATAACCATCCGCTCGTCGAAATGCTGCTGCATATCCCGTCCGTAGACGACATAGGTTCCTTTGCCGGCTTCCTTTGCCTTATACATGGCTATATCTGCATTCTTCAGTAATTCCTCCGCATTTCCCCCGTTCTCCGGATATTGGGCGATGCCGATGCTGGCCGAAATATGCACAACGCTGGCATGCAGCTCGAACGGCTCCTTGAAGCCCTGCACCAGGGATTCTGCATAAGCAACAACTTCACTGAAGCCCCTGTTATCCTGGAACAGAATGACGAATTCATCTCCGCCGAACCGGAAATGCTTGCTGCGGCCATCCCCCAGCTTCAGCAGCCGCTCCCCTACTTTTACAAGCAGCTCATCGCCAAAGGTATGCCCCAGTGTATCATTTATATATTTAAAGTTATCTATATCGAGAAAAAACAGGGCAGCATGACCGCCGGTCTGCTCCTTGATGAACTGACCCAGCGCCTCCGTCAGCGACAGCCGGTTCGGGAGTCCGCTAAGCACATCGTTGTAGGCCAGCATCCGGTACCTCTCTTCACTCGTCTGCAGCAGCGACTGATTCTCCACAACCTTGTTGTACTGCTCCAGCAGCTCATCCTGCAGGGCGGTAAGCTCCTCATAGGTGGACTCCAGCTCCTGATAGCTCATCTGCAGCTTGCTCTCATAGCCCTTGCGGTCGGTCACATCAACCATGGAGCCGGCAAACCGGACGAAGCCGCCGCCGGAGTTGCGCAGCACCTTGCCCCTGGTCTGCAGCCACTTGTACTCTCCAGATTTGCTCCGTATCCTGAATTCACTGTAGTAATAGGAGCTGCGGCCTTCCAGATGATTGGCACGCTGCCGGCTTTCATCATCGGCATCCTCAGGGTGGACAAGCTCCATCCAGCCCTTCCGGGCCTCCTTTAGCTCATCCCGTTCGTAGCCGAGCAGCTCATACCAGCTGTCCGAGAAATAATAGGTCATACTCGACATATCGACATCCCAGATCACTGCATCCGAGCCGTAGGTCGCCACCGCGAAGCGCTCATTGCTTTTTTCCAGATTGCTGCGGATCTTCTTCACAAGCTGTACATAGAACAGCAGTATCAGAATAAAGGATAACAGCACGGCAAAGGCCGCAATAATACTCAGCACAAGCACCTTGTACGTTTCGTAAAAGGAAAACGGCTTGTTAATAATCTCGCTGCCCTCCGGAAGCTGTGCGGCAGAAACTCCGAACCGCTGCAGTTCATTGTAATCAAAAACATTACGGACACTGCTGTTATCCACCACAGGGATCGCATCAGCCCTTTCGCCCTCCAGAATCCGTACGGCCAGACCGGCTGCAGTCTCCCCCTGGATCATGCCGCTGATCAGGCTGCCGCCGAAGGCACCGTGATTCAGGCCAAAATCATAGATATGATATACCGGAACACTGCTGCTCTCACCCAGTTCGCCTGAAAAGCGGTCAAACTCTACTGTGCGCCCCGTCGAATCGCTATAATATGTAGTCATAAGCACGATACTGTCAGACGAAAGAGCCGATACCTGGTCGATAATCTCCTGTTTGGAGAAGCGGTTCATGGGATACAGCTGCAGCTCCGGGTCCAGCGCGGACAGCTGCTCCTTGACCATTGTGCCGGTGGACAGCCCGCTTTCTGTATTGTCATATAAAATGTATACCTTTTTAATATCAGGATTGATCTCCTGCGCCATTTCGATGGTCTTGACAGGGTTAATCTCTTCAATTACACCGGTAATGTTGCCGGGATCGCCCAGGCTCTCCACCCCCAGCTCATTAATACCGCTGAAGATGACCGGTGCATTGTCCAGAATTTCACCGCGGTACTTCAGTGCGAAGCTCAGCGCAGCATCATCCGTAACCATGATCGCATCGATATGGACAGACTGGTATTTCAGCTTGATGGTCTGATAGAAGTGCTCCAGATTGTCTTGGCCGGGGTAACGCTTCCAGTCCATATACTCACTGTAAATCAGCGGCTGTGCGGGCGCATTCTTAAGCGTCTGCTCAATGCCGGCTCCCTGCTCGTCCGTCCAGGCAAATCCTTTGTGATACGAGTGCAGCACCAGCACATTGGGAGGCGGCAGCTCTTCTGCCCTTGCCTGTTCAGGCTGACCGAACACTCCGCAGAGCAAAATAAGCAGCACGAGCCAGTTAAACACCTTGAGATTGATTTGTCTTACGTCCATGTTCACACTCCCATTCATCCATCTCAAAGTTAAAAAACGGAAGGCTTCGACAATAATTCATTCGGGCGGGCCCCTTCCCCATTCTCTTTCACTCGGGAAAATGTTAAATGCTGCTCAGTTCGGGACATGCTGCTTATGTATAGGCTTATGGGAGTAGATCAATTCTGCGGTAACCGGTGACTTTCTTATATTTAATTATAGGGTGAAACACTAATTTTTGAAATAAAGAATAGCGTAAATAGCTAGATATATAGAACTAGAAAATATACAAAAAACGGGAGAATCTGCGGACAATCTATATTATGTATCAACAGCGCTGGAAAGCGGCCCGTAAATA
Proteins encoded:
- a CDS encoding aldo/keto reductase, with product MKFNRLGNSGLQVSALGLGTNAFGKRADEKTSIGIIHTALDQGISFIDTANIYAGTESERIIGLALEGRRQDAVLATKAGLPRADGSSGSSRRHLMLELEGSLRRLKTDYVDLYQIHTFDPYTPLEETLRTLDDMVSSGKVRYIGASNYAAWELMKALGISEARNYMRYTSIQCSYSLADRTPENELLPLCQDQGLGIIPYFPLAGGILTGKYSGGAPAGSRAETDPNFSRFLSPGRIELGNEVSRIADELGTTPTALSLAWLMHQPAVSTVIVGATRAGQVQQNLSSTVLELDKETLERLEQVSRPFRSGEPFAFYRLP
- the hcp gene encoding hydroxylamine reductase — translated: MFCFQCQEAAKGTGCTIQGVCGKTSEVANLQDLLIYTLKGISIFARKGRELGMTDSVTDKFIIESLFATITNANFVPEAFTSSVRRGLQLREQWSSRLKLAGAAAELADHDAATWTAETDEELIAKSETVGVLATEHEDVRSLRELLTYGLKGMAAYMEHAAVLGFGDTGAHAFMEKGLAATLDDSLSAGELTALVLECGKFGVDVMALLDQANTTTYGNPEITKVNIGVGRNPGILISGHDLKDMEELLKQTEGTGVDVYTHSEMLPAHYYPAFKKYSHFVGNYGNAWWKQNEEFASFNGPILMTTNCIVPPKDSYKDRLYTTGNTGFPGVQHIPAGEDGKKDFSAIIAQAKECAAPTEIETGEIVGGFAHAAVMNVADQVVEAVQTGAIKQFFVMAGCDGRMKSRNYYTDFASELPGDTVILTAGCAKYKYNKLDLGAIGGIPRVLDAGQCNDSYSLVVIALKLKEVFGLDDVNDLPIAYNIAWYEQKAVIVLLALLHLGVKNIHLGPTLPAFLSPNVVKVLVDNFGIGGITTVQEDMERFMAVV
- a CDS encoding Crp/Fnr family transcriptional regulator; the encoded protein is MIPDPAVLQSCLLFRGKSAEELELLLHKMIYTVASYQKNMLIFAEGDTADRIGIILSGRVEVQKTHPTGSGVTIAHLSAGQTIGEAVLFRKENLVPATVTATGPCAIMFISKQELLGLFSADTDILTRFIENLSERLVLVNRKIEMLSAGPLRRRMIYFLLEQAVQQASDHIRLPFSRKEWAEHLNTARPSLSREMGYLRDTGWIEFKGSRITLLNRKAMHDFIRTDSQNAGPDK
- a CDS encoding aldehyde dehydrogenase produces the protein MSEATASSIGRILAEHKEFFDKGTTKDPAFRVTQLQKLKDAIRRYEPQIIEALRKDLHKSEFEAYATEIGFTLESISYMMKHLRRWAKPARVKSPLHMFPSKSLILSEPYGTVLIIGPFNYPFQLLIEPLIGALAAGNCAVLKPSESTPAVAAVIEDMIRETFEPGYVRVIQGEKETTNLLIHAKFDYIFFTGSVPVGKIVMEAAAKQLVPVTLELGGKSPVIVDQSANLETAAKRIVWGKLINAGQTCIAPDYLLVHRSVAAKLISLMKQQITAFYGEDALKNPDYGRIVNERQHQRIAGMIEKDRSKVIMGGAADAGELYIEPTLIYPAVWSDASMEDEIFGPVLPILEYESLEEAISDIKERPKPLALYLFTEDKQAEQKVLDNVSFGGGCVNDTISHVASSRLPFGGVGNSGIGGYHGKHSFDLFSHRKSVVKRSAKIDPGIVYPPYGNKVSLVRRLLK
- a CDS encoding RidA family protein translates to MERKQVFTGSPWESSVGYCRALRIGDRIEVAGTTAMRNGEVAFAGNPYEQTKFILQTIEQALADLGAGMNHVVRTRMYVTDISKWEEYGRAHGEFFRDIQPVATMVEVKALIDPQLLIEIEAEAVAPQSL
- a CDS encoding ABC transporter substrate binding protein, whose protein sequence is MDVRQINLKVFNWLVLLILLCGVFGQPEQARAEELPPPNVLVLHSYHKGFAWTDEQGAGIEQTLKNAPAQPLIYSEYMDWKRYPGQDNLEHFYQTIKLKYQSVHIDAIMVTDDAALSFALKYRGEILDNAPVIFSGINELGVESLGDPGNITGVIEEINPVKTIEMAQEINPDIKKVYILYDNTESGLSTGTMVKEQLSALDPELQLYPMNRFSKQEIIDQVSALSSDSIVLMTTYYSDSTGRTVEFDRFSGELGESSSVPVYHIYDFGLNHGAFGGSLISGMIQGETAAGLAVRILEGERADAIPVVDNSSVRNVFDYNELQRFGVSAAQLPEGSEIINKPFSFYETYKVLVLSIIAAFAVLLSFILILLFYVQLVKKIRSNLEKSNERFAVATYGSDAVIWDVDMSSMTYYFSDSWYELLGYERDELKEARKGWMELVHPEDADDESRQRANHLEGRSSYYYSEFRIRSKSGEYKWLQTRGKVLRNSGGGFVRFAGSMVDVTDRKGYESKLQMSYQELESTYEELTALQDELLEQYNKVVENQSLLQTSEERYRMLAYNDVLSGLPNRLSLTEALGQFIKEQTGGHAALFFLDIDNFKYINDTLGHTFGDELLVKVGERLLKLGDGRSKHFRFGGDEFVILFQDNRGFSEVVAYAESLVQGFKEPFELHASVVHISASIGIAQYPENGGNAEELLKNADIAMYKAKEAGKGTYVVYGRDMQQHFDERMVIETHLRGAITNQELSLHYQPLVDTASGEIWGFEALIRWNSPVLGFVSPLSFIKIAEDCRLIVPIGEWVLRTACRFIKELNGKSHGGYHVSVNISVIQLMLEDFTDMVLGILQETGLPPECLELEITESIFMESFEEISSKLEALKTRGIGIALDDFGTGYSSLSYLKQLPITTLKIDKSFIDSIDTPNNMSLARSIVTIGHDMGLGVTAEGVETPEQLAFLERTRCDKIQGYFISKPIPQKDVAEWVKERRVG